The stretch of DNA TCCGCTGGTGCTCCAGGCCACGCTGCCGCGCTTCCTCACGCAGAACGACGAGATCCAGATTCCCGTCTTCCTCACCAACCTCTCGGGCAGCCCCCAGGAGGTGAAGGTCACCCTCACGGCGGAGAGCCTCCCGGTGCCCGGCATGGCCATGCCCGCGGCCTCCCTGGGCTCGCCGCTGAAGCTGCTCGGCAAGAGCGAGGGGCGCACGCGGCTGGAGAACGGCAAGGCGGCCACGCTCGTCTTCCAGGCGAAGGCGGTGCAGGCGGTGGGCGCCGCCCGGCTGAAGGTGACGGCCGAGGGCGGAGGCCACACGTCCTTCGAGCAGCTCGACGTGCCGCTGCTGCCCGCGGGCCCGCGCGAGCGCCAGGTGCAGCGGCTGGAGCTGGCCGCGGGGCGCATGGACCTCATGCCCTACCTCCAGGGCTGGGTGCCCACCACCGAGCGCAGCACGTTCTGGGTGACGACCAATCCGTACGCCGAGTCGCTCCAGCACCTGAGCTACCTGGTGCGCTACCCCTACGGCTGCATCGAGCAGACGACCTCCTCCACGCGCCCGCTGCTCTTCGTCTCGCAGCTCATCGACAACGTGGACCCGTCGCTCACGGGCAACAAGAAGGTGGAGGACATGGTGATGGCGGGCCTCAACCGCATCGTCTCCATGCAGACGCCCGCGGGCGGCTTCGGCTACTGGCCAGGCGACACCGAGCCCGTGGCCTGGGGCACCGCCTACGCCACGCACATGCTCCTGGACGCGCAGAAGCTCAAGTACCCCGTGCCGCAGGACCGGCTGGACGACGCCCTGGCGTGGATGGGGCAGGAGCTCACCCGCAAGGAGGGCAGCAGCGTGAAGGACAGCGCCTACGGCCACGAGGCGGAGCCCTACATGCACTACGTGCTGGCCATGGCGGGCAAGGGCCGCAAGGCGCGCGTGCAGAAGATGGTGGAGGCGCTGGCCCAGCAGAAGGCCCTCTCCGGCGAGGAGCGCGAGCAGGAGTACATGCTCAAGGCGGCGCTCTACCTGTCCGGAGACCGGCGCTACGAGAAGGAGCTGCGCAACCCCGTGCTCGAGCCCGTGACGGACGAGCGGCGCAACTCCTGGTCCTTCTACTCGGACCGCCGCCGCCGCGGCTTCATGCTCAGCACCTTCCAGGACCTGTTTGGCAACGACGCCACGGGCGAGCCGCTGGCGCAGCAGGTGGCCCAGGCGCTCCAGGGCCACTCCAGCGCCTGGTACACCACGCAGGAGCTGGTGTGGGGCATCACCGGCCTGGGCAAGCGCGTGTCCGGCGCCGCCTCGGACTTCACGCCCCCCACGCTGGTGGCGGATGGCAAGGAGGTGGCCCCGCAGGCCACCGGCAACCCGAAGGCGGCCCGCGCCTCGGACAGCACCTGGGCGCTGGTGCGCGCCAGCGAGCGCAAGGGCGTGGCGCTCGACCTGAAGGAGAAGGGCTCGGGCAAGCTCTACCTCATCCTCAACAGCGATGGGGTGCGCACCGGGGGCCAGCTGAAGACGGGCGGCGAGGGGCTGTCGCTCACCCGCACCTACCGCAAGCTGGATGGCACCGTCATCAGCCCGGGCCAGCCGGTGAACCTGGCGGACCTCCTCTATGTCGAGGTGGAAATCGCCAACACCTCGGGCGAGCGCATCCAGAACATCGCCCTGGTGGACCGGCTGCCCGCGGGCTGGGAAATCGAGAACGCCCGGCTGGGGCGCGGCGGCAGCGTGGAGTGGGTGGACACCGGCAGCCTCTGGACGGCGGACTACGTGAACATCCGGGATGACCGCATGGAGGTGTTCGGCAGCCTGGAGGCCAAGGAGTCCAAGAAGGTCGTCTACGCGGTGCGCGCCGTCACCTCCGGCAAGTTCACCCTGCCGCCGGTGGAGGCCGAGGCCATGTATGATCCGCGCATCTGGGCCCGCGAGGCCGGCGGACCGGTGGAGGTGGCCGGCCCCTGGCAGGACTTCCTGCTGTAGCCCGCCGCCATGCGCCTGCCCCGCCTCCCGAAGCGCCGGCTCGGCCTGGGACTGCTGCTCCTCCTCTGCCTGGTGGCGGGGGGGGGCGGGGCAGCCTGGCTCGTGCCGTTGCCCGCGCGCCTCGCCTCGCCGCACTCGGCCGTCATCGAGTACCGGGATGGCACGCCCGCGCACGTCTTCCTTGCCCCGGACGAGCGGTGGCGGGTGCTCACCCGGAGGCAGGACGTGGACCCCGCGTACGTGCGGGCCCTGCTCGCCCTGGAGGACAAGCGCTTCGGGTGGCACCCCGGGGTGGATCCGCTCGCGGTGGTGCGGGCGGGCCTCTCCAACATGACGCGGGGGCGCCGGGTGTCCGGGGCCTCCACGCTCACCATGCAGCTGGTGCGCGTGCTGGAGCCCCGGCCGCGCACGCTGCTCTCGAAGCTCATCGAGTCCTTCCGCGCGGTGCAGCTCGAGCTGCACCTGTCCAAGGACGAGATTCTCGCCGCCTACCTCCAGTTCGTGCCGTACGGGCGCAACGTGGAGGGGGTGGAGGCCGCGTCGCTCGCGTACTTTGGCCACCGCGCCACGCACCTGAGCGCCACGGAGATCGCCACGCTGCTGGCGGTGCCGCAGAACCCCAACCGCCGCTTTCCCACGCCCGCGAACCTGGGGCGGCTGAAGGCGGCCCGGGATGACATTGCCCGCCGCCTGCTGGCCGAGGGCGCCCTGCCGCTGGGGCCTCCCGGGGCGGAGGTGACGCCCGGGCAGCTCCAGGCCGAGGTGCTGGCCGCGCCCGTGCCCCAGGGCTTGAAGCCCTTTCCCCGCGAGGCCCCCCACGCGGCGGCGTGGCTGCGGGCCCAGCGGCCGGAGGCCTCGCGGGTGCGCACCACCCTGGAGGCGGGGACGCAGCGGCTGGCCGAGCGGCTGATGCGCGATGCGGCCGGAGAGCTGCGCCCCCGGGGCATTCACAACGGGGTGGCGGTGGTGGTGGACCACGCGAGCGCGGAGGTGGTGGCGCTGGTGGGCAGCTTCGACTTCTTCGACGCGCGGCATGGGGGGCAGATCGCCGGCTTCGCCACGCCGCGCTCGCCGGGCTCGGCGCTCAAGCCGCTCCTGTATGCCATGGGCATCGACCGGGGGTTGATGCTGCCGGAGCACCTCGTGGCGGACATCCCCGAGGCCTATGGCGGCTATTCACCGCGCAACTTCGATGGGCGCTTCATGGGGCTGGTGCGCATGGAGTACGCGCTGTCCCAGTCGCTCAACATCCCCTTCGTGCGGCTCTTGAAGGGGCTGGGCGTGGAGCGCTTCCTGGGCACGCTGCGCCGGGCGGGCGTCAGCAGCCTGGCCCTCGAGCCCGGCTTCTATGGCCTGTCCGCGGCGGTGGGCGGGCTGGAGGTGACGCCGCTGGAGCTGGCCGGGGTGTACGTGGCGCTCGCGCGGGATGGCCGCGCCGCGCCGCTGAAGGTCCTTCGCGAGGAGTCGCCCGCGCCCCCGTCCCAGGCCCCGGAGCTGTTCTCGCCCGGGGCGGCCTGGCTCACCCGGCGGGCGCTGGCGCTGAAGGACCGGCCCGACTTTCCGGCCCGGCGCAAGCTCACGGGCATTCCGGCGCAGGTGCACTGGAAGACGGGGACGAGCTTTGGCCACCGGGATGCGTGGGCGGCGGGCTCGGGCCCCCGGCAC from Stigmatella aurantiaca encodes:
- the pbpC gene encoding penicillin-binding protein 1C, which codes for MRLPRLPKRRLGLGLLLLLCLVAGGGGAAWLVPLPARLASPHSAVIEYRDGTPAHVFLAPDERWRVLTRRQDVDPAYVRALLALEDKRFGWHPGVDPLAVVRAGLSNMTRGRRVSGASTLTMQLVRVLEPRPRTLLSKLIESFRAVQLELHLSKDEILAAYLQFVPYGRNVEGVEAASLAYFGHRATHLSATEIATLLAVPQNPNRRFPTPANLGRLKAARDDIARRLLAEGALPLGPPGAEVTPGQLQAEVLAAPVPQGLKPFPREAPHAAAWLRAQRPEASRVRTTLEAGTQRLAERLMRDAAGELRPRGIHNGVAVVVDHASAEVVALVGSFDFFDARHGGQIAGFATPRSPGSALKPLLYAMGIDRGLMLPEHLVADIPEAYGGYSPRNFDGRFMGLVRMEYALSQSLNIPFVRLLKGLGVERFLGTLRRAGVSSLALEPGFYGLSAAVGGLEVTPLELAGVYVALARDGRAAPLKVLREESPAPPSQAPELFSPGAAWLTRRALALKDRPDFPARRKLTGIPAQVHWKTGTSFGHRDAWAAGSGPRHTAVVWLGNFDSSPSVHLVGAEAAGPLLFDILEAVGPRGLAAEADAPVPPPDLTSVEVCAYSGHLPTEACPQRRQVYARRESVPTRRCPYHQHVEVDARTGLAVSPVCRAGREVDSRVYLTWPASIRRWLTEQHRSLPTPPAYAPGCEPGGAEHPPEILSPAEGQVSLLIPGVAPEQQEVPLEAEAANDRELTWFVDGKFLGRAKAAERLWWTPAQGTHEILVTDDRGLTSRRLLVVRERR